Part of the Sphingobacterium sp. LZ7M1 genome, ATACCAAATCGCAGAAGCCAAGGCATACGGAGCAGACATTATCTTGCTGATTGCGGCATGCTTGGATCGTCAGGAAATCAAAAGTCTTTCGGAATACGCCAAATCATTGGGATTAAATGTATTGCTGGAAGTGCACAATGAGGAGGAGCTCCAAAGGAGTATTTTTGACAGCATTGATGCCATAGGGGTAAACAATAGAAACCTGAAGGATTTCAGTGTTTCATTGGAGCACTCCTATGATTTGGTCAATAAAATCCCGGATCAATTTATCAAAGTATCCGAAAGTGGGATTTCAGACCCTGAAACCATCAAAGCCCTTAAAAAGGCGGGATTCAACGCCTTCTTGATCGGTGAAAACTTCATGAAAACAAAGGATCCGATGGAGGCCATAGTGGAATTTGTAAACAAAATCTAGACACTGAACCTCTAATAATACACAAAAGAAGGGTGGTCATTAGAATGTCTAAAATCTTGTGCCTCTTATCTATTGTCTATTTTTGTTTACCTTTGTAAAAATTTCAACAAATAATGTCGGTAAAGATAGGCGAACATATTGAT contains:
- the trpC gene encoding indole-3-glycerol phosphate synthase TrpC; the encoded protein is MTILDKIVARKKEEVAAAKALLSISDLQAMPLFSRECHNLRESILDPNRTGIIAEYKRASPSKGLINGTSTVQEVVSGYQKAGASAISVLTDKDFFQGSLEDLTAAREVLEIPLLRKEFIVDEYQIAEAKAYGADIILLIAACLDRQEIKSLSEYAKSLGLNVLLEVHNEEELQRSIFDSIDAIGVNNRNLKDFSVSLEHSYDLVNKIPDQFIKVSESGISDPETIKALKKAGFNAFLIGENFMKTKDPMEAIVEFVNKI